A genomic stretch from Argiope bruennichi chromosome 2, qqArgBrue1.1, whole genome shotgun sequence includes:
- the LOC129961558 gene encoding T-complex protein 1 subunit theta-like — MALHVPRAPGISQMFQEGTKYFHGVEEAICRNIEACVQLADTIKTTYGPYGMNKLIINHLEKMFVTSDAAVILNELEIQHPAAKLIVFAADNQEREVGDGTSFVIVFAGALLHRAEELLKMGLAPPEIIQGYELALDKTLEILPNLMCTEVKDVSNEEEAVKGIKAALMSKAYGNEEFLARLIAKACILVKPEKGAFNVDNVRVIKIIGAGVDSSSIVEGMVFKKMVEGDVQKAEKATVAVFTCPFDSQMTETKGTVLIQSANELLNYSRGEENLMEQQVKEIADSGIKVVVSGGKYGDMALHYLNKYGIMAVRLQSKFDVRRLCRTVGATPLPKLCTPSPEEVGFCDQVYVSEIGDTPVVIFKQENKQSRISTIVIRGSTDSLMDEVSRAIDDGVNNFKALTQDGRLVPGAGATEIELAKQITKYGETLPGLEQYSVKKFAEALEALPKALADNAGLKANEIISKLYAAHQEGDRSMGIDIDGDHLVKNAEQAGILDLYVIKHWAIKHATGAVNTILRVDQIIMAKPAGGPKPPQAGGGMDADDD, encoded by the exons atggcCTTACACGTCCCTAGAGCGCCCGGCATCTCGCAGATGTTCCAGGAAGGCACAAAG taCTTCCATGGAGTAGAAGAAGCAATTTGTCGCAATATAGAAGCTTGTGTTCAGTTGGCTGATACTATAAAAACAACATATGGTCCTTATg gTATGAACAAACTCATTATCAATCATCTAGAAAAAATGTTTGTTACTAGTGATGCTGCTGTCATTTTAAATGAACTTGAA ATTCAACACCCAGCTGCTAAATTAATAGTATTTGCTGCAGATAATCAAGAACGGGAAGTTGGTGATGGAACAAGTTTTGTTATAGTATTTGCTGGAGCTCTGCTTCACAGAGCAGAAGAGTTGCTTAAAATG gGATTGGCACCTCCAGAAATTATTCAAGGATATGAGCTTGCTCTTGATAAGACATTGGAAATATTACCAA aTCTCATGTGTACTGAAGTAAAAGATGTTTCCAATGAAGAAGAAGCTGTTAAAGGAATCAAAGCAGCTTTAATGAGTAAAGCATATGGCAATGAAGAATTTCTTGCTAGACTCATTGCAAAGGCCTGTA TTTTAGTAAAACCAGAAAAGGGTGCTTTCAATGTAGATAATGTCAGAGTGATAAAAATCATT GGTGCTGGAGTTGACTCTTCTAGCATTGTCGAAGGCATGGTGTTCAAGAAAATGGTAGAAGGAGATGTACAAAAGGCTGAAAAGGCTACAGTTGCTGTTTTCACATGTCCTTTTGATTCTCAGATGACTGAAACTAAG gGCACAGTACTTATCCAATCTGCCAATGAACTACTTAATTATTCACGGGGAGAAGAAAATTTGATGGAGCAG CAAGTAAAAGAAATTGCTGACTCCGGTATCAAAGTTGTTGTTTCTGGAGGGAAATATGGGGACATGGCTCtacattatttgaataaatatggaATCATGGCTGTTAGATTGCAGTCCAAATTTGATGTGAGGAGATTGTGCAGAACTGTCGGAGCAACACCTTTGCCTAAATTG TGTACACCATCCCCAGAAGAAGTTGGTTTCTGTGATCAAGTTTATGTATCTGAGATAGGAGATACTCctgttgtaatttttaaacaag AAAACAAGCAGTCTCGAATTTCTACTATTGTTATCAGAGGATCAACTGATAGCTTGATGGATGAAGTTAGTCGAGCAATAGATGATGGTGTTAATAATTTCAAAGCACTTACTCAG gatGGAAGATTGGTCCCAGGTGCTGGAGCTACCGAGATTGAACTAGCTAAACAAATAACTAAATATGGAGAA ACTCTTCCAGGTTTAGAACAATATTCTGTTAAGAAATTTGCTGAAGCCTTAGAAGCCCTACCTAAAGCATTGGCTGATAATGCAGGTCTAAAG GCCAATGAAATAATATCTAAACTGTATGCTGCTCATCAAGAAGGTGATAGAAGTATGGGCATTGATATTGAT GGTGATCATTTAGTGAAAAATGCAGAGCAGGCTGGTATCCTGGATCTGTATGTTATCAAGCACTGGGCTATTAAACATGCTACTGGAGCAGTCAATACTATTCTGAGAGTAGATCAA attatcATGGCTAAGCCTGCAGGAGGACCTAAGCCACCTCAAGCTGGTGGAGGAATGGATGCTGATGATGATTGA